Proteins encoded together in one Catenulispora sp. EB89 window:
- a CDS encoding UDP-glucuronic acid decarboxylase family protein, giving the protein MGETQAGEHRTEGTAREIHRAVVTGGAGFVGSHLCDRLRDSGAAVVCVDNFLTGSPDNVAHLAGDPGFELIEHDVTAPFDVEGPVDAVFHLASPASPHDYARHPLATLKAGSHGTLHALELAGRKGARFLLASTSEVYGDPLVHPQVESYWGNVNPIGPRSQYDEAKRFAEALTATHRTHLGFDTTIVRLFNTYGPRMRPLDGRAVPTFVSQALAGREITVAGDGTQTRSLCFVDDTVAGILAAARAGLPGPVNIGNPAELTILELADRVRELCGSGAPTVFVPRPGDDPDLRRPDITLAVSALGWAPVVDLDKGLTATIDWFAARLAGRDGAPSERGR; this is encoded by the coding sequence GTGGGCGAGACCCAGGCCGGGGAGCACCGGACCGAGGGCACGGCACGGGAGATCCACCGCGCCGTGGTGACCGGCGGAGCCGGCTTCGTCGGCTCCCACCTGTGCGACCGGCTGCGCGACTCCGGCGCGGCCGTGGTGTGCGTCGACAACTTCCTCACCGGCTCGCCGGACAACGTCGCGCACCTCGCCGGCGACCCCGGGTTCGAGCTGATCGAGCACGACGTCACAGCGCCCTTCGACGTCGAGGGCCCGGTGGACGCGGTCTTCCACCTCGCCTCCCCGGCCTCGCCGCACGACTACGCGCGCCATCCGCTGGCCACGCTGAAGGCCGGCTCGCACGGCACGCTGCACGCGCTGGAGCTGGCCGGCCGCAAGGGTGCGCGGTTCCTGCTGGCGTCCACGTCCGAGGTCTACGGCGACCCGCTGGTGCACCCGCAGGTCGAGTCGTACTGGGGCAACGTCAACCCGATCGGGCCGCGCAGCCAGTACGACGAGGCGAAGCGGTTCGCCGAGGCGCTGACCGCGACGCACCGCACGCATCTGGGGTTCGACACGACGATCGTGCGGCTGTTCAACACCTACGGGCCGCGCATGCGGCCGCTGGACGGCCGCGCGGTGCCGACGTTCGTCAGCCAGGCCCTGGCCGGACGGGAGATCACGGTCGCCGGGGACGGCACGCAGACCAGGTCGCTGTGCTTCGTCGACGACACCGTCGCCGGGATCCTGGCCGCGGCGCGCGCCGGGCTCCCCGGGCCGGTCAACATCGGCAACCCGGCCGAGCTGACCATCCTGGAACTGGCCGACCGGGTGCGGGAGCTGTGCGGATCGGGCGCGCCGACGGTGTTCGTGCCCCGGCCGGGCGACGACCCGGACCTGCGGCGGCCGGACATCACGCTGGCGGTCTCGGCGCTGGGCTGGGCGCCGGTGGTGGACCTGGACAAGGGGCTGACCGCGACCATCGACTGGTTCGCCGCGCGGCTCGCGGGACGGGACGGCGCTCCGTCCGAGCGCGGGCGGTGA
- a CDS encoding condensation domain-containing protein: protein METTTSQTTSPTVSPTTYPMTIGQLSVHRDVERIPADRLWEANLQPVVWDVRTPCTVEDVWQALGALAERHESLRTNYLFEADGSPRQFLGAQDAAEVLARVDRGVADIEELPALLASKYQEVLDIYHGIPWRAWVITTDGVPTKVLYVVHHIAADGAATLIMQDDFHALLAGEPLDPPAGQPIAMALDQQGAGAFRLRAAERYWRRTLEAAPRLPEVATPNTQMLGAALHTGIPLEVAHAGAEKLDVSMASIVLAAYYHALRTALGRSAVLLTAISANRFDPSMAGVVTSLTQWAPMVLDFHGGEQFAELAAKVHGKALNAFKNSICDPDYVVDIREEYFEKTDPPVDKGFSTNVILAPPGFAPAVEQEPRTVDFAPPARSFGPGFYFIVSGLERIDVAVRSNRPDVDQQKLATILDVFHETLLEVAGLPAMG from the coding sequence ATGGAGACGACGACGAGTCAGACCACGAGTCCGACGGTGAGTCCGACGACATACCCGATGACGATCGGCCAGCTGTCCGTGCACCGCGACGTGGAGCGCATCCCGGCCGACCGGCTGTGGGAGGCGAACCTGCAGCCGGTGGTGTGGGACGTGCGCACGCCGTGCACGGTGGAGGACGTGTGGCAGGCGCTCGGCGCGCTGGCCGAGCGGCACGAGTCGCTGCGCACGAACTACCTGTTCGAGGCGGACGGCTCCCCGCGCCAGTTCCTCGGCGCCCAGGACGCCGCGGAGGTCCTGGCCCGCGTGGACCGCGGCGTCGCCGACATCGAGGAGCTGCCGGCGCTCCTGGCGAGCAAGTACCAGGAAGTGCTCGACATCTACCACGGGATCCCGTGGCGCGCGTGGGTCATCACCACGGACGGGGTCCCGACGAAGGTCCTGTACGTGGTGCACCACATAGCCGCCGACGGCGCGGCGACCCTGATCATGCAGGACGACTTCCACGCCCTGCTCGCCGGCGAACCACTGGACCCGCCGGCCGGCCAGCCCATCGCGATGGCCCTGGACCAGCAAGGCGCTGGCGCCTTCCGACTGCGCGCCGCGGAGCGGTACTGGCGCCGCACGCTGGAGGCGGCCCCGCGCCTGCCGGAGGTCGCGACCCCGAACACCCAGATGCTCGGCGCCGCCCTGCACACCGGCATCCCCCTGGAAGTGGCACACGCCGGGGCGGAGAAGCTGGACGTGAGCATGGCCTCGATCGTGCTGGCGGCGTACTACCACGCGCTGCGCACAGCCCTGGGCCGCTCGGCGGTGCTGCTGACGGCGATCTCGGCCAACCGCTTCGACCCGAGCATGGCCGGCGTGGTGACGTCGCTGACCCAGTGGGCCCCGATGGTCCTGGACTTCCACGGCGGCGAGCAGTTCGCGGAGCTGGCGGCCAAGGTCCACGGCAAGGCCCTGAACGCCTTCAAGAACAGCATCTGCGACCCCGACTACGTGGTCGACATCCGCGAGGAGTACTTCGAGAAGACCGACCCGCCGGTCGACAAAGGCTTCAGCACCAACGTGATCCTCGCCCCACCCGGCTTCGCCCCGGCAGTGGAACAGGAACCCCGCACAGTGGACTTCGCACCCCCGGCCCGCTCCTTCGGCCCAGGCTTCTACTTCATCGTCAGCGGCCTCGAGCGCATCGACGTGGCCGTCCGCAGCAACCGACCCGACGTCGACCAGCAGAAGCTGGCGACGATCCTCGACGTGTTCCACGAGACCCTGCTGGAGGTCGCCGGCCTGCCGGCGATGGGGTGA
- a CDS encoding condensation domain-containing protein gives MRQHTIMVPFQGEGSGTEELTWGQWTVWRMMTGFDGVFLVGGAMRLEEGTTLDHLKHLLAFIMKRHESLRTRIRTEPDGSPRQVLSESGEVGIEIVDVADGEDPAEVAEAIRVRYEFEPFDIANDWPVRMAVVRKDGVPDHFVAMYPHMVIDAYGFDALVGDLANLDRETGAELAPRAGIQPRDLVRKQRESAAERQCQASLRYWERWLREIPARRFNGPYKGSDPRWWDCTYDSRAAFLAVGAISARTGLHSGPVLLAAYAVALERVTKAGPSAIRMVVSNRFRPDFAASVSAVAQPGLCVFDVRGCSFDEAVVRAWHAQIATGKNAYYDPRRLVELRLRIEQERGEELDLMLYFNDRRKTLAQPVAEPEAVADAEQIWDAVPLSRMTWGIRSNSPDVKAYLDVNGSPDTLNVTLRADTQALTPGEQVTVLRSMEEVLLAAAFDPGYPTGV, from the coding sequence ATGCGGCAGCACACGATCATGGTGCCGTTCCAGGGCGAGGGCTCCGGGACCGAGGAGCTGACCTGGGGCCAGTGGACCGTCTGGCGCATGATGACCGGCTTCGACGGGGTGTTCCTGGTCGGCGGAGCGATGCGGCTGGAAGAGGGCACGACCCTGGACCACCTCAAGCATCTGCTGGCGTTCATCATGAAGCGGCACGAGTCGCTGCGCACCCGGATCCGGACCGAGCCCGACGGCTCGCCCCGGCAGGTGCTCTCCGAATCCGGCGAGGTCGGGATCGAGATCGTCGACGTCGCGGACGGCGAGGACCCGGCCGAGGTCGCCGAGGCGATCCGGGTGCGGTACGAGTTCGAGCCCTTCGACATCGCGAACGACTGGCCGGTGCGGATGGCCGTCGTGCGGAAGGACGGCGTGCCGGACCACTTCGTGGCGATGTACCCGCACATGGTGATCGACGCCTACGGCTTCGACGCGCTGGTCGGGGACCTGGCGAACCTGGACCGCGAGACCGGCGCGGAGCTGGCTCCGCGGGCCGGCATCCAGCCCCGGGACCTGGTGCGCAAGCAGCGCGAGTCGGCGGCCGAGCGGCAGTGCCAGGCCTCGCTGCGGTACTGGGAGCGGTGGCTGCGGGAGATCCCGGCGCGGCGGTTCAACGGGCCCTACAAGGGCAGCGACCCGCGCTGGTGGGACTGCACGTACGACTCGCGCGCGGCGTTCCTGGCGGTCGGCGCGATCAGCGCGCGCACCGGTCTGCACAGCGGACCGGTGCTGCTGGCCGCGTACGCGGTGGCGCTGGAGCGGGTCACCAAGGCCGGGCCGAGCGCGATCCGGATGGTGGTGAGCAACCGGTTCCGGCCGGACTTCGCGGCCTCGGTCAGCGCGGTGGCGCAGCCGGGGCTGTGCGTGTTCGACGTCCGCGGCTGCTCCTTCGACGAGGCGGTGGTGCGCGCCTGGCACGCGCAGATCGCCACCGGCAAGAACGCGTACTACGACCCGCGGCGGCTGGTGGAGCTCCGCCTGCGGATCGAGCAGGAGCGCGGCGAAGAGCTGGACCTGATGCTCTACTTCAACGACCGGCGCAAGACACTGGCGCAGCCGGTGGCCGAACCCGAAGCGGTGGCGGACGCCGAGCAGATCTGGGACGCGGTACCGCTGTCCCGCATGACCTGGGGGATCCGGTCGAACTCGCCGGACGTCAAGGCCTACCTGGACGTCAACGGCAGCCCGGACACGCTGAACGTGACGCTGCGCGCGGACACGCAGGCCCTGACACCGGGCGAGCAGGTGACGGTCCTGCGCTCGATGGAGGAGGTCCTGCTGGCCGCCGCGTTCGACCCGGGATACCCGACCGGGGTCTGA